The DNA region CAAACGAATCGTGCTCTTCCAACCCGAAACAACTGATCCAAGGAGATCGACCATGGCTTCGCTGACCATCAAAGACCTTTCGCATAACGAATCACTCTCCGTCGAAGCACTCGCCTCGGTACGCGGCGGCAGCAACTACAACGCCTACAACACGAATGCCGCGTTCGGTGGCGGCTTCGCCAGCCCGGCCATCGTCGTGGCGCCCGTCACGCAGACCGACACGAAGGTCGTCATCCCGACCATCCAGAACTTCGGCGGCCTGCAGGCTGTGCTGTAACTCGCAAACCCAACGCCCCTTTATCACACCCCATTCAGGAGATTCATCATGGCATCGCTGACCATCAAAGACCTCTCGCATCACGAAGCACTCTCCGTCGAAGCACTCGCATCGGTGCGCGGCGGCAGCAACTACAACGTCGGCAACGTGAATGCCGCGTTCGGTGGAGGCTTCGCCAGCCCGGCCATCGTCGTGGCGCCCGTCACGCAGACCGACACGAAGGTCGTCATCCCGACGATCCAGAACTTCGGCGGCCTGCAGGCTGTGCTGTAACTCGCCAACCCATCGCCCTTTATCACATCCCATTCAGGAGATTCATCATGGCATCGCTGACCATCAAAGACCTCTCGCATCACGAATCACTCTCCGTCGAAGCACTCGCCTCGGTGCGTGGCGGCAGCAACTACAACGTCGGCAACGTGAACGCCGCGTTCGGTGGCGGCTTCGCCAGCCCGGCCATCGTCGTGGCGCCCGTTACGCAGACCGACACGAAGGTCGTCATCCCGACCATCCAGAACTTCGGCGGCCTGCAGGCTGTGCTGTAACTCGCAAACATCGCCCCTTTATCACACCCCATTCAGGAGATTCATCATGGCATCGCTGACCATCAAAGACCTCTCGCATCACGAAGCTCTCTCCGTCGAAGCACTCGCCTCCGTGCGCGGCGGCAGCAACTACAACGTCGGCAACGTGAACGCCGCATTCGGTGGCGGCTTCGCCAGCCCCGGCGTGGTAGTGGCGCCCGTCACGCAGACGGACACGAAGGTCGTCATCCCGACCATCCAGAACTTCGGCGGCCTGCAAGGCGTGCTGCTGTAAATCGCAAACCCGTCATCCTCTTACCGCATCCAATCCAGGAGATTCATCATGACCTCGCTGACCATCAAAGACCTCTCGCATAACGAAGACCTCTCCATCGAAGCACTCGCCTCGGTGCGCGGCGGCAGCAACTACAACGCCTACAACACGAATGCCGCATTCGGCGGCGGCTTCGCCAGCCCGTCCATCGTGGTGGCGCCCGTCACGCAGACCGACACGAAGGTCATCATCCCGACGATCCAGAACTTCGGCGGACTGCAGCTGGTCAAGTAAGGCAACACACGGGAGAGTCGCGCCGCGTCTTCGCACTGCGCAGGCCGAGCGCCCTCTCCCGTCCCGCAACACGCCATATCAGGAGCTTGACCATGGCCTCGCTGACGATCACGGATCTTTCGCATCATCAGGCACTGTCCAACGACGCACTGTCGGCAGTGCGCGGCGGCAGCAACTACAATTTCGGCAACGTGAATGCAGCGTTCGGCGGTGGTTTTGCCAGCCCGGCTATCGTCGTGGCGCCCGTCATCCAGACCGACATGAACATCAATATTCCGACGCTGCAGAATTTCGGCGGAATGCAGTTTCTCAAGGGACTGCTGCAATAAAAAACGTTGGCGGGTTCGAAAGAGCCCTTGCGCGCTGCGGCTTTGTCTCCTCCGCCCTCAAGCGGCCATTTGAATCGACGTGCATTGCCCAAGCCACGCAATCGCAGGCGCCTTCTCGAACTGATCTCTACTGTTTCGAGTTCGCCCGACATCGCAACAAAAGCAACCGACCGATGGCGGCACGACACACGGCCCCATCAGCTCTCGCGACACGCCGTCTCAGTCGCTATCCCGCTTCAGCACGCCGCCGATCCAACGCTCTTCCGAAGCCATCAGATGCGCGCGCATCGCGGTCTGCGCGGCGATCGGATCGCCCGACTGCAGCGCTCGCAGGATATCCTCGTGTTCCCGCACTGCGTCGGTCCACGTCTTCGCGCTCTCCGTATGACCACGCATCGCGGCCGCAATGGGATCGTGGCGGCTATCGAACAGTTCGCCCACGAAGCGCGCAAGCACCGAGTTACCGGCCGCCTCCGCTACCAGCATGTGGAACTGACGGTCGGCGTCTACCGGTGTCTTGCCGGCCGCGGCCAGCCTGCGCATCCGGTCCACAGTGCGCCTCAAGCGGTCCACCATGGCGGCCGTCATGTGTGCAGCGGCAAGCGCCGCGACGCTGCCTTCAATGGCCGCGCGTGCCTGCATCAGTTCCGATGGACTGTCGCCCAGGGCGCCGACCACGTTTTCATCGTCTGCGCCGGTGTCGCGCACGTAGACACCCGAACCCATCCGGATTTCGACGCGGCCACCAATCTCGAGTGCGATCAACGCTTCGCGCAATGACGGACGGGAAACGCCAAGCCGCAGCGCAAGCTCGCGCTCGGGCGGCAAACGTTCGCCGGCAGGAAACTCGCCCTCGCGGATCAGTTTGAGAATCTCCGCGGCAACAGATTGGTAAAGCCGCTTGGGCTCGATTGATTTCATAAACAGCCGGCATCCGTTAGGCAGATATGCGCGCAAAACAGCGTCGTGGCGAAGTCTAGCAGCGCCCGGCGCGGCCCTGCAAACGGCCACGCTGGTAAGGTCAATCTGCAAACTATCACATTGGCTTGACCAAACGGCAATATTGCGGTTCAATGCATCACAACTGGACTGACCAGCGTAATGCCAGGTCGGCCGTCAAAAGGAGACACGATGAGCGCGCCTTGCAGCCCGCAGGACCTCGCCGGCAAGTCGAACACCCAACCGTGGGATGGAGAGATCCTGCGTCTCGAGGGCATTCGCAAGCAGTTTCCCGGCGTCATCGCGCTCGACGGCATCAACCTCGATCTGTGCTGCGGCGAAGTCCATGCCATTTGCGGCGAAAACGGAGCAGGCAAATCGACGCTGATGAAAATCATCAGCGGGCAATACCGTCCGGATGGAGGAACTGTCGTCTACCGGGGCGAGCAGGTGAATTTCCGTTCGACATCCGAAGCGCAAGCGGCGGGCATTGCGATCATTCATCAGGAACTGAATCTCGTCCCAGATCTTTCCATTGCGGAAAATCTTTATCTGGCGCGTGAACCCAAGCGCGGCCCCTTCATCGACAGGCGCAAGCTGAATGCCGACGCCAAAGCGTGTCTCGCCCATATCGGTTTAACTATCGCGCCC from Paraburkholderia caribensis includes:
- a CDS encoding FadR/GntR family transcriptional regulator produces the protein MKSIEPKRLYQSVAAEILKLIREGEFPAGERLPPERELALRLGVSRPSLREALIALEIGGRVEIRMGSGVYVRDTGADDENVVGALGDSPSELMQARAAIEGSVAALAAAHMTAAMVDRLRRTVDRMRRLAAAGKTPVDADRQFHMLVAEAAGNSVLARFVGELFDSRHDPIAAAMRGHTESAKTWTDAVREHEDILRALQSGDPIAAQTAMRAHLMASEERWIGGVLKRDSD